From Polaribacter butkevichii, a single genomic window includes:
- a CDS encoding c-type cytochrome gives MKKIVLPLVTLCFVLSSFTLKTEKETILYTKSSLENGKKLFASKTCSACHQEKVKVVGPSLKDIAAKYKAKKASIVLFLQGKAKPIVETESGQTAIMQASLSITKPMKAEDLKDISEYIMSIK, from the coding sequence ATGAAAAAAATTGTATTACCCCTTGTAACTCTCTGTTTTGTTTTATCTAGTTTTACCTTAAAAACAGAGAAAGAAACAATACTTTATACAAAGTCTTCTTTAGAAAACGGAAAAAAACTATTTGCTAGCAAAACATGTAGTGCTTGCCATCAAGAAAAAGTAAAAGTTGTAGGACCTTCTTTAAAAGACATTGCGGCTAAATACAAAGCAAAAAAAGCAAGCATTGTGTTGTTTTTACAAGGTAAAGCAAAACCTATTGTAGAAACTGAATCAGGACAAACAGCAATTATGCAGGCAAGTCTTAGTATTACAAAACCTATGAAAGCTGAAGATTTAAAAGACATTTCTGAATACATTATGAGTATTAAATAA
- the rocD gene encoding ornithine--oxo-acid transaminase has product MTVLDKLTSKEAIELEDKYGAHNYHPLPVVLSRGEGVYVWDAEGKRYYDFLSAYSAVNQGHCHPKIVDAMVNQAKTLTLTSRAFYNDVLGKYEKFATELFGFDKLLPMNTGAEAVETALKIARKWAYEVKGIKENKAEIVVCENNFHGRTTTIISFSNDPVARRNFGPYTKGFLKIEYDNLQELQEVLESSNNIAAFLVEPIQGEAGVYVPSEGYLAAAKKLCEDYNVLFIADEVQTGIARTGKMLAVDHENVQPDILILGKALSGGAYPVSAVLANNNIMDVIQPGNHGSTFGGNPIAAAVAIAALEVVADEKLADNAEALGLVFRAELSAFAKENDLVKSVRGKGLLNAVLINDTEDSSTAWDICIKLRDNGLLAKPTHGNIIRFAPPLVMNKEQLMDCIAIIKKTISDFKK; this is encoded by the coding sequence ATGACTGTTTTAGACAAACTGACTTCGAAAGAAGCAATCGAATTAGAAGACAAATATGGTGCGCACAACTATCATCCGCTTCCTGTGGTTTTAAGTAGGGGTGAAGGTGTTTATGTTTGGGATGCAGAAGGTAAACGATATTATGATTTTTTATCAGCATATTCTGCTGTAAACCAAGGGCATTGTCATCCTAAAATTGTGGATGCTATGGTAAATCAAGCAAAAACATTAACCTTAACTTCTAGAGCATTTTATAATGATGTGTTAGGGAAATATGAAAAATTTGCAACAGAGCTTTTTGGTTTTGATAAATTATTACCAATGAATACTGGTGCAGAGGCTGTAGAAACGGCTTTAAAAATTGCTAGAAAATGGGCGTATGAAGTAAAAGGTATTAAAGAAAATAAGGCAGAAATTGTGGTTTGTGAAAATAATTTTCATGGAAGAACAACTACAATTATTTCTTTTTCTAATGATCCAGTTGCAAGAAGAAATTTTGGACCATATACCAAAGGGTTTCTAAAAATTGAATATGATAATTTACAAGAATTACAAGAGGTTTTAGAAAGTAGTAATAATATTGCAGCATTTTTAGTAGAACCTATACAAGGTGAAGCAGGTGTTTATGTACCGTCTGAAGGTTATTTAGCAGCTGCTAAAAAATTGTGTGAAGATTACAATGTACTTTTTATTGCTGATGAGGTACAAACAGGAATTGCTAGAACAGGTAAAATGTTAGCCGTAGATCATGAAAACGTGCAACCAGATATTTTAATTTTGGGTAAAGCATTAAGTGGTGGGGCGTATCCTGTTTCTGCTGTTTTGGCAAATAACAACATTATGGATGTTATTCAACCAGGAAACCATGGTTCTACTTTTGGAGGAAACCCAATTGCTGCTGCTGTGGCTATTGCTGCTTTAGAGGTAGTTGCCGATGAAAAATTAGCAGATAATGCAGAGGCTTTAGGACTTGTTTTTAGAGCTGAATTGTCTGCTTTTGCAAAAGAAAACGATTTGGTAAAATCTGTAAGAGGTAAAGGTTTGTTAAATGCTGTTTTAATTAACGATACAGAAGATAGTTCTACTGCTTGGGATATTTGTATAAAATTGCGTGACAATGGTTTATTAGCAAAACCTACGCATGGTAATATTATTCGTTTTGCACCACCTTTGGTGATGAATAAAGAGCAGTTAATGGATTGTATTGCTATTATTAAAAAAACTATTTCTGATTTTAAAAAGTAA
- a CDS encoding AsmA-like C-terminal region-containing protein, whose protein sequence is MTNTEKKKKSIGKRILKWVSIVALLLIIAVISIPFLFKDKIVVMVTNTINNNINANVTFKEADLSLLKNFPSVSLTVNDLAVANKAPFVGDTLFNAKELSLALNITELFKKSDETLAIKSIASKEGNINIIFDKEGNGNFDIAKATEETTTSSDESSFSLNIDGYELEDINFNYLDRSTNTKLSIDSIYHTGEGNFAEDIFNLDTKTTGFVSFDLDNTNYLNKVKISLDAVLGIDLKNSKYTFKENTGYINQLPLEFDGFIQLVDGNQLYDLKFKTPTSSFKNALALLPKQYAGNLESIKTEGNFEVNGVVKGTLSENTIPAFDISIISKNALFKYADLPKSVTNINIDTKIINKTGLVKDTYINIDKFNFKIDEDVFAANGNLKSLTTNPRINLTAKGTINLANIGKVYPAPIQKELAGILKADISTNFDMNSVEKANYQNIKNAGEITVTGFKYDGTDVANPFFINKTKVTFNTNAIKLNEFEAKTGTSDLSINGNLDNFYGFIFKNEVLKGNFLLSSNNLKVADFIAADETTTTQETSTSSLKIPAFLDVKFTANAKKVAYDNINLTNVSGDLYIHDETVDLKNLKSDVFGGNIAMNGNVSTKGKKASFKMDLNLSKLNIGESFGALDMLKSIAPIAKTIEGKMNSTITVSGNLNEDMTPNLKTISGDLLGQLLDTKLKASNSKMLTTLSEKVNFLDISKLNLHEATGLFSFKDGQVTVKPIKLNYQDIGMQVSGKHGFDQTMDYDIVFDVPVKYLGADVTNLIAKLTAKDAASIKSVPVKGTLTGSFGSPSFSSNIKDATANLVKDLVEKQKNALLDQGKDKLKNLIGIDSKKDTTNQEDAKDKVTDKVKDVLGGLFGKKKTTKKEE, encoded by the coding sequence ATGACAAATACCGAAAAAAAGAAAAAATCAATAGGAAAAAGAATTCTAAAATGGGTTTCTATTGTTGCGTTGCTGCTTATTATAGCCGTAATTTCAATTCCTTTTTTGTTTAAAGATAAAATTGTAGTAATGGTTACCAACACCATTAACAATAATATTAATGCTAACGTAACTTTTAAAGAAGCAGACTTAAGTCTTCTTAAAAATTTCCCTTCGGTAAGTTTAACCGTTAATGATTTAGCGGTTGCTAATAAGGCTCCTTTTGTTGGCGATACGTTGTTTAATGCAAAAGAATTAAGTTTAGCTTTAAATATTACAGAACTTTTTAAAAAGTCTGATGAAACACTTGCAATTAAAAGCATTGCTTCTAAAGAAGGAAACATCAATATTATTTTTGACAAGGAAGGTAATGGAAATTTTGATATTGCTAAAGCTACAGAAGAAACCACTACTTCTAGTGATGAGAGTTCTTTTTCTTTAAATATTGATGGGTATGAACTAGAAGATATCAATTTTAATTATCTTGATAGAAGCACCAATACTAAATTAAGTATAGATAGTATTTACCATACTGGTGAAGGAAATTTTGCAGAAGATATTTTTAATTTAGACACCAAAACTACGGGTTTTGTTTCTTTTGATTTAGATAATACTAATTACCTAAATAAAGTAAAAATTTCTTTAGACGCAGTACTTGGTATCGACTTAAAGAATAGTAAATATACTTTTAAAGAAAATACAGGATACATTAATCAATTACCTTTAGAGTTTGATGGTTTTATTCAACTAGTGGATGGAAATCAACTGTATGACCTAAAATTTAAAACACCAACATCTTCTTTTAAAAATGCTTTGGCCTTATTGCCAAAACAATATGCAGGTAATTTAGAGTCGATTAAAACAGAAGGTAATTTTGAAGTTAATGGTGTTGTAAAAGGAACTTTGTCAGAAAACACGATTCCTGCTTTTGATATCTCAATCATTTCTAAAAATGCACTGTTTAAATATGCTGATTTACCAAAATCAGTTACAAACATAAACATAGACACCAAAATAATTAACAAAACAGGTCTTGTAAAAGACACTTATATAAACATAGATAAATTCAACTTTAAAATTGATGAAGATGTTTTTGCTGCCAATGGAAACTTAAAAAGCCTTACCACAAACCCACGTATAAATTTAACAGCAAAAGGAACTATTAATTTAGCAAATATTGGTAAAGTATACCCTGCTCCTATTCAAAAAGAATTAGCAGGAATTTTAAAAGCAGATATTTCTACAAATTTTGATATGAATTCTGTAGAAAAAGCCAACTATCAAAACATTAAAAACGCTGGAGAAATTACAGTAACTGGTTTTAAATATGATGGTACAGATGTTGCAAATCCTTTTTTTATCAACAAAACCAAAGTTACTTTTAACACCAACGCCATTAAACTTAATGAGTTTGAAGCAAAAACAGGAACATCCGATTTATCGATAAATGGAAACCTAGATAATTTCTATGGATTTATATTTAAAAATGAAGTTTTAAAAGGAAACTTTCTTTTAAGCTCTAATAACCTTAAAGTAGCCGATTTTATTGCTGCTGATGAAACGACTACAACGCAAGAAACAAGTACTTCTTCTTTAAAAATTCCTGCTTTTTTAGATGTTAAGTTTACTGCAAATGCTAAAAAAGTGGCTTATGATAATATAAACCTAACAAACGTTTCTGGTGATCTTTACATTCATGATGAAACGGTGGATTTAAAAAACCTAAAATCTGATGTATTTGGAGGAAACATTGCTATGAATGGAAATGTTTCTACCAAAGGAAAAAAGGCTAGTTTTAAAATGGATTTAAACCTTTCTAAATTAAATATTGGCGAATCTTTTGGGGCGTTAGATATGTTAAAATCCATTGCTCCAATAGCTAAAACTATTGAAGGTAAAATGAACTCTACCATTACCGTTTCTGGGAACTTAAATGAAGATATGACGCCTAATTTAAAAACCATTTCGGGTGATTTATTAGGACAATTATTAGATACCAAATTAAAGGCGAGTAATTCTAAGATGTTAACTACCTTAAGTGAAAAAGTAAACTTTTTAGATATTAGCAAATTAAATTTACACGAAGCAACAGGGTTATTTTCTTTTAAAGACGGACAAGTAACGGTAAAACCTATTAAACTTAATTACCAAGATATTGGCATGCAAGTATCTGGTAAACATGGTTTTGATCAAACAATGGATTACGATATTGTTTTTGATGTTCCTGTAAAATATTTAGGTGCTGATGTAACTAATTTAATTGCAAAATTAACAGCTAAAGATGCTGCCAGCATTAAAAGTGTGCCTGTAAAAGGAACCTTAACAGGTAGTTTTGGAAGCCCTAGTTTTTCATCAAACATTAAAGATGCCACAGCAAACTTAGTAAAAGACTTGGTAGAAAAACAAAAAAATGCTTTGTTAGATCAAGGAAAAGACAAATTAAAGAACTTAATTGGTATTGACTCTAAAAAAGACACCACCAATCAAGAAGATGCAAAAGACAAAGTTACCGATAAAGTAAAAGATGTTTTAGGTGGCCTTTTCGGAAAAAAGAAAACTACTAAAAAAGAAGAATAA
- a CDS encoding CCC motif membrane protein, protein MEKQNLPNATTSLVLGILSLVTCICYGIIGLPLGIIAFILGNKATNLYKQNPEEYNSVGNATAGKITGLIGIILNTIFILVMVWFFYKIGLDALQDPILLEQRVNEIFGQ, encoded by the coding sequence ATGGAAAAACAAAACTTACCCAACGCAACCACTTCTTTAGTACTTGGTATTTTATCTTTAGTAACTTGTATTTGTTACGGAATTATTGGATTACCTTTAGGTATTATCGCTTTTATTTTAGGAAACAAAGCAACCAATCTATACAAACAAAACCCAGAAGAATACAACAGTGTAGGCAATGCTACTGCTGGTAAAATAACAGGCCTTATTGGTATTATTTTAAACACTATTTTTATCTTAGTAATGGTATGGTTCTTTTACAAGATTGGCTTAGATGCTTTGCAAGACCCTATTTTGTTAGAACAAAGAGTAAATGAAATATTTGGGCAGTAA
- a CDS encoding DUF2752 domain-containing protein, translated as MFLTINDYLLPCLNKSLFGIDCLGCGIQRAIVLLIKGEFVNAFKMYPAVYTLILFGIFLLINNRRKFKNSKKIIISFAIINLLIIVISYGIKMKPIFAL; from the coding sequence ATGTTTTTAACAATAAATGATTATTTACTGCCTTGTTTAAACAAATCGCTTTTTGGTATCGATTGTTTAGGTTGCGGAATTCAAAGAGCAATTGTGCTACTTATAAAAGGTGAGTTTGTCAATGCTTTTAAAATGTATCCTGCTGTTTATACACTAATTTTATTCGGAATTTTCTTATTGATTAATAATAGACGAAAATTTAAAAACAGTAAAAAAATAATTATTTCTTTTGCTATTATAAACCTTCTAATTATTGTAATTAGCTATGGTATTAAAATGAAACCTATATTTGCACTTTAA
- a CDS encoding YbaB/EbfC family nucleoid-associated protein — protein sequence MFGDLSGMMNKLKETQQKVEETKTRLNSVLVDEVAADGKLKITLTANREIKSISIDDALLSDAEELEDYLIIALNKAIEKATKINDAEMAVAAKSGMPNIPGMDMFK from the coding sequence ATGTTTGGAGACCTATCTGGAATGATGAATAAGCTGAAAGAAACACAGCAAAAAGTAGAAGAAACAAAAACAAGATTAAACTCTGTTTTAGTAGATGAAGTTGCTGCAGACGGAAAACTAAAAATAACCCTAACTGCCAATAGAGAAATAAAATCTATTTCTATTGATGATGCTTTACTTTCTGATGCAGAAGAATTAGAAGACTACTTAATTATTGCTTTAAACAAAGCTATTGAAAAAGCCACCAAAATTAACGACGCAGAAATGGCTGTTGCTGCAAAAAGTGGTATGCCAAACATTCCGGGAATGGATATGTTTAAATAA
- a CDS encoding S9 family peptidase, translating to MKSTDAKTPVAEKQPTKLEKHGDVRIDNYFWMRLSDEQKNAIEKDAHTQKVVDYLEEENTYYKEVTAYTKPFQEALFEEMKGRIKEDDSSVPYKDNGYFYITRYEIGNQYPIYSRKKENLEAEEEVLFNVNEMAKDFDYYQLGGLNVSSDNKLMVFATDTVSRRQYFLRIKNLETGKIYKDIIENTTGGSVWANDNKTIFYTKKDPVTLRSSSVYRHVLGTPTSEDVEVFHEEDDTFGTYVTKSKSDKYIIIGSYNTVSTEAQYLDADNPTGAFTMLQPRERDLEYSVAHFGDYFYLLTNKDNAINFKLMKTPITNTTKENWVDVIPHRDDTLLEDFSIFKDYLVLEERTNGLNKIRIKRWDETEDYYLPFNEETYSVGVYANPDFDTDVIRYSYNSFTTPSSVIDFNMKDQSKEIKKEQEVLGGKFKKENYISKRVWATTRDGKEVAISLVYHKDTELNNTTPVLQYAYGSYGYTIPDSFSSTRLSLLDRGFVYALAHIRGSEYLGREWYEDGKMLNKKNTFNDFVDCSQYLIDNNYTCSEHLYAMGGSAGGLLMGAIVNMNPELYNGIIASVPFVDVVSTMLDDSIPLTTGEYDEWGNPNDKEYYDYIKSYSPYDQVKAKDYPNILVTTGFHDSQVQYWEPAKWVAKLRELKTDTNLLLLETNMEAGHGGASGRFDALKETAKMYTFFLALEDKLDGKKN from the coding sequence ATGAAAAGTACAGATGCAAAAACTCCAGTAGCAGAAAAACAACCTACAAAATTAGAGAAACACGGTGATGTTAGAATAGATAATTATTTTTGGATGCGTTTATCTGATGAACAAAAAAATGCAATAGAAAAAGATGCTCATACTCAAAAAGTAGTAGATTATTTAGAGGAAGAAAATACCTATTACAAAGAAGTAACAGCTTATACCAAACCTTTTCAAGAAGCTCTATTCGAAGAAATGAAAGGTAGAATAAAAGAAGATGATTCTTCTGTGCCTTATAAAGACAACGGTTATTTTTATATTACTCGTTATGAAATAGGAAACCAATATCCAATTTATAGCCGTAAAAAAGAAAATTTAGAAGCGGAAGAAGAAGTGCTTTTTAATGTAAACGAAATGGCAAAAGATTTCGATTACTATCAATTAGGCGGTTTAAATGTTTCTTCGGATAATAAATTGATGGTTTTTGCCACCGATACGGTAAGTAGAAGACAGTATTTTTTAAGAATTAAAAACTTAGAAACAGGCAAAATTTATAAAGATATTATAGAAAATACTACAGGAGGTTCTGTTTGGGCAAATGATAATAAAACTATTTTTTACACAAAAAAAGATCCTGTAACTTTACGTAGTTCAAGTGTTTATAGACACGTGTTGGGTACTCCAACATCCGAAGATGTAGAGGTATTTCATGAGGAAGATGATACATTCGGTACATATGTAACCAAGTCTAAATCAGATAAATATATTATTATTGGTTCTTATAATACGGTTTCTACAGAAGCACAGTATTTAGATGCAGATAATCCTACAGGAGCCTTTACAATGCTACAACCAAGAGAAAGAGATTTAGAATATAGTGTTGCACATTTTGGAGATTATTTTTACTTGTTAACAAATAAAGACAATGCAATCAACTTTAAGTTGATGAAAACACCAATAACAAATACAACAAAAGAAAATTGGGTAGATGTTATTCCGCATAGAGATGATACTTTATTAGAAGATTTTTCAATATTTAAAGATTATTTAGTTTTAGAAGAACGTACCAATGGTTTAAATAAAATACGTATTAAACGTTGGGATGAAACTGAAGATTACTATTTACCTTTTAACGAAGAAACGTATTCTGTAGGAGTGTATGCAAATCCAGATTTTGATACAGATGTTATTCGTTATTCATATAATTCTTTTACAACACCTAGTTCTGTTATTGATTTTAATATGAAAGATCAATCTAAAGAAATTAAAAAAGAGCAAGAAGTTTTAGGAGGAAAGTTTAAAAAAGAAAATTATATCAGCAAACGTGTTTGGGCAACTACTAGAGATGGTAAAGAAGTAGCAATTTCTTTGGTGTATCATAAAGATACAGAGCTTAATAATACTACGCCTGTGTTACAATATGCATATGGTTCTTACGGATATACCATACCAGATAGTTTTTCGTCTACCCGTTTAAGTTTATTAGACAGAGGTTTTGTATATGCATTAGCTCACATACGTGGAAGTGAGTATTTAGGAAGAGAATGGTATGAAGATGGTAAAATGTTGAACAAAAAAAATACGTTTAACGATTTTGTAGATTGTTCTCAATATTTAATAGATAATAACTACACTTGCTCAGAACATTTATATGCTATGGGAGGTTCTGCAGGAGGATTGTTAATGGGCGCTATTGTAAATATGAACCCAGAATTGTATAACGGAATTATTGCTTCTGTACCTTTTGTAGATGTAGTTTCTACCATGTTAGATGATAGTATTCCTCTTACTACGGGAGAATATGATGAGTGGGGGAACCCTAATGATAAGGAATATTACGATTATATTAAATCGTATTCTCCTTACGATCAAGTGAAGGCAAAAGATTACCCAAATATTTTGGTAACTACTGGTTTTCATGATTCTCAAGTACAATACTGGGAGCCAGCAAAATGGGTTGCAAAATTACGAGAATTAAAAACAGATACTAATTTATTGTTATTAGAAACCAATATGGAGGCAGGTCACGGTGGTGCTTCTGGGCGTTTTGATGCTTTAAAAGAAACCGCTAAAATGTACACCTTCTTTTTGGCCTTAGAAGATAAATTAGATGGTAAAAAAAATTAA